One stretch of Bombus vancouverensis nearcticus chromosome 16, iyBomVanc1_principal, whole genome shotgun sequence DNA includes these proteins:
- the LOC117154515 gene encoding uncharacterized protein LOC117154515 isoform X1: MDEVSDEESFRNDKSMEHRKSDPHEGVSSKDVTQSSVSMSEGEADGDLEGLAGRVVQLEELLQGKEAIVEALNAEIDHLRAEASSPNSSQSQSSSIHSRDVLSLYHIKLQEFEKAVNQRDKLIEDLMWSLQHALSVRDNLASQLNSINAMQIPCKDSDKNKCLEEKIDTLEKTVSDQRSIIQKLNSQVTQNQEYVQTLEMEKETRTAEINDYKLQINNLNEQIRLNAADKNLNIAETLEQQKQYEVRVDKIKQDMQHILKKFTTEMNINTTRHQQELKEQATKYEKEVMNIQKEYEEHLKQLKEENKTMADRLNKELPDLETRHAKELSIFQTQLAHYKKTVETLKLELMNRSESQQTAQAELNEQKSKFNEFRVQAEKVTCIQNLDHQKEKEMLHEQIKLHKLQLEEVTSKYIAATAVLESKESIERSLEQALTNAAVLKEENESLKFKLDDLSSRYSTAQSLIENSQSHERTLSNKIYDLEKSLSRLSGINVSTLSELNETTYQTFDEVAIQYQLTKQKLEEKAEFEKLLICKIEGLEEDVRKSKEELEQANLTKKSYEKQLKDMKNVCDKYKSELSSLKKNSLDGQSTLPLAEESKSSSQSMKDTISDLLHKTEENQQEIKKLKMTLELKETELAESIKKMYDLADMLKKSEEEREQLKTGLATAWAQCAEVEEKLNQTLALSDSKLDVSLSSSYNSALMKQFKLDRIVNNSVDTTHDKSIDINRTLDEKTEDPNISNKTASLQEKLMLVLEENKRLLKEVERLMSQQADYEEIKNKMDHYINLSENLTIEKEHKNEENKALKKKLENMHSLQDSVNQLTLEKETLRKEIEALIHVHDEQINAIKTETTSEIRKVQSLMLSAKGSTTELNDLKTELEMRHAKEMEELRMYFEQKCLLMEKQYSEEIFSQQSKKMSDNDSEIADITEGLYFGGAGDCLNVSNISEHSSRLGSPIKDEQSKHTSQNFNSYKSELEYEINIKTLQQELQNRIIELQEAKLQCEKSLEEQKNMYERQLYDNKDKERRELLKNMANQHCQTEWDAGALENGELTQLRAAYNHQLEEQIALAKLDIVNALQEQIQALLTVESDVEDNWPAELLELRDKLTGNAKREMQLLKETHTEEMQRLKEEHSRTVARMIDRHQEELNKIKSECVQNYGEKGDLDKGVVTDNQILEERNTLSKTCVTLKTLIEELIKYFSICEEEVNNTFITKVVKSQLSDSVINEKAMQIDKTDGLKFNESRENQETSLLNSSKMKIQRIHFAPKTTEIVSIINSNAETLPTILEEDECITEKLKQELNNCVRRLKSESAEILSTSLSTRERRHSSPLKDTLWLNKMNEELNLKLHHAEALVIGYQEEISHLKMTILDLQRKLINAENKKETITEGYGENYDLGTDITLQDFSQLQEKVRHVLSNGGGDCTELLQLIDEQSRLTEKLMEEAKREKEDLQQQQVPLEPTPTPYIHRVCRRKIEAADKQLKATRRFLDEQASEREAERDEAAKQVYVLQEQLKEREREKERDQRITSESTLSPEATSDVPVLQASDIGAVVEVLESQMREMSSLMSDTEARKSETESELKAAIDKIWVLREIITDLEQQLQIKTEKEESLQLQINQLETVIAAQTKNQHELVQELDAVKMGSESKQLNEHIIHLQEELRKHKLSSEQFNVNSAALKQMKTELRDMQNHLTKRIRELESAHMCSSNLSLSQPSEDVSIREQIDASRCPTPDDPTAPPMLPLDQLLKLKEKMLKHARAEEVALKRIKDLELQVTAFKNQNEELQAEQEILQQTTSEQLFQIEAMRGRLEQHKQSAPFAQRQATSRLELQLHEANAKFQSLERTIADKDLELQDMKNQLDRINQLLQEKEAEIANVVQVESATIQKLKEHVEIIEEEKKILQTKVGVQEHAQLELPRLIDSMLADKNEEIDHLKEQLSKKEKQLEIYSSLNLDETQLRELVLQTEAKNSARTLSDILSIHSECEETTEAIRGANTTQNLPNVSAFKVPTSPVPKSIDNSTVPLMDSTKIIQVPLLDLGSQSLSANSSQQSRILDLLHSGQESKSSTSENNNSNDRTDHATQSTKQCTQTQELPQRERADERSDDSSSNRSYVPSMKYTQTSINETLKEVENLEIQLQAVREELDMKSAILTKREDDLIALQKLYDELQMEFKNVVETLSRDKCFYQNQYELSRVSENKIKKDLQEIENILKLSNEEMQDHKSKIQMNEKIIIELNLENNKLKKDIEEKEQELGQTREYTILLQEQAKELQKFRDAILEKDITIETIQTRNIEIENENKQLYEFKTKYQSTKQELLECQNEIQRLTEGLNNRDQVIRRLEEMARRTSFSGTSSPSNEKDQEIHHLQEYLKEKDKVIRQMSDDSKSLHKALEAIQNKMKESGNVVELRKKLKDERKINAELRNMVDNLNKDLSDLKLPAQRLQDDIDIEDMVQRELNLSAHLDRKIMNAIENDDEDKKKTERQTPYQDFQEAKYIELKLKLSQANKINEELKKLKDDLEIETEMLKCQITEYEGRIFQLKSDLTEKSKKIAKLDEELSSEKNLMRKLKIQIEKEHRAMQVGCSELIETLQSKLKNSLDNEVKLKNELSLLQDEHKNLEIQLSLMKDHVQSQKVDDLSKLTDLEAERKKYLSLMESFEKEGRENTELKDTLRKLQMEKNHFEKQLEVEVEKNENLTSNLVLIKGTNDHLQTDLRRTKEELKAKQEEGEWLQKRIKTMSDAETKRQEQKISEHSELKALRREINNARDVIMDLEADMKQSKRELTESLEREMKLAETFKERETDLLKKLSAVKDEEKNSRDMIAELQQEVKACTRRELELTKELKSRFTNENMPTKFMQKINDLSEVNEKYMTEKTVLQEKLIKSREEKEQLNQRIKLLEDQIKRNKGPQVSNAKIPEIEKLQHFYGKFLRAESRRKALTYQKRYLLIVIGSYQLSEENTLCVLAQLTRDQRSYAVVGRNKKSPKVRFRSAVLVLISIHRMKWLIVRWNIGRRIGVKTLLWNMDQSFLPIQKAAINHSPPVRDKTTANGDGGFDTFEQYCQRLKNVQQRLGLAEAGNLQIIPE; encoded by the exons ATGGATGAAGTATCCGATGAGGAATCTTTCCGTAATGACAAATCTATGGAACATAGAAAATCTGAT CCGCATGAAGGAGTTTCTTCAAAAGATGTGACACAAAGCAGTGTCAGTATGAGCGAAGGAGAAGCAGATGGGGATTTAGAAGGTCTTGCAGGAAGGGTGGTTCAATTAGAAGAGTTGTTGCAAGGGAAAGAAGCCATAGTCGAAGCTTTAAATGCGGAAATTGATCACTTGAGAGCAGAGGCCTCATCTCCAAACTCTTCTCAAAGCCAGAGTAGTAGTATACACAGTAGAGATGTCTTGTCTTTGTATCATATAAAA CTACAAGAGTTTGAAAAAGCAGTGAATCAAAGAGATAAGCTAATAGAAGATCTAATGTGGTCTCTGCAGCATGCTCTGTCTGTAAGAGATAATCTTGCTAGTCAATTGAACTCCATAAATGCTATGCAGATACCTTGTAAAGATAGTGATAAGAATAAGTGCTTGGAAGAAAAG ATTGATACTTTAGAAAAGACTGTAAGCGATCAAAGGtcaataatacaaaaattaaatagCCAGGTGACCCAAAATCAAGAATATGTACAGACACTGGAAATGGAGAAAGAAACTCGAACAGCTGAGATTAATGATTATAAGTTgcaaattaataatttgaatGAACAAATCCGTCTAAATGCTGCTGACAAAAATTTAAACATCGCCGAGACTTTAGAGCAACAGAAACAGTATGAAGTGCGTGTAGATAAGATAAAACAAGATATGCaacatatattaaaaaaatttacaacTGAGATGAATATAAATACTACACGTCATCAACAGGAATTAAAAGAGCAAGCTACAAAGTATGAGAAAGAGGTAATGAATATCCAAAAAGAATATGAAGAACATCTAAAGcaattgaaagaagaaaataagacTATGGCTGATCGCTTGAACAAGGAACTACCAGATCTGGAGACTCGACATGCCAAAGAACTCTCCATATTTCAAACGCAGTTGGCTCACTATAAGAAAACTGTGGAAACTCTGAAACTCGAGTTAATGAATCGTTCTGAATCCCAACAAACTGCCCAAGCTGAATTGAACGAACAAAAATCAAAGTTTAATGAGTTTAGAGTGCAGGCAGAAAAAGTTACATGCATTCAAAATCTAGATCatcaaaaggaaaaagagatgTTACACGAACAGATTAAGTTGCATAAACTTCAATTGGAGGAAGTCACTTCAAAGTACATAGCAGCAACTGCGGTTCTGGAATCGAAGGAAAGCATTGAACGTTCCTTGGAACAAGCCTTAACAAATGCTGCTGTGttgaaagaagagaatgaaAGTCTAAAATTTAAACTCGATGATCTGTCGTCGAGATACTCGACAGCGCAATCGTTGATAGAAAATAGTCAGTCTCATGAAAGAACTTTAAGCAACAAAATCTATGATTTAGAGAAATCATTGTCCAGACTTAGTGGTATAAACGTGAGTACTCTAAGCGAACTGAACGAAACTACGTATCAGACTTTTGACGAAGTGGCGATTCAATATCAGTTGACAAAACAAAAGCTTGAGGAAAAAGCAGAATTCGAGAAACTTTTAATTTGTAAGATTGAGGGTCTTGAAGAGGATGTTCGTAAGTCAAAAGAAGAGTTGGAACAAGCAAATCTTACAAAGAAATCATATGAGAAACAGCTTAAGGATATGAAGAATGTATGCGACAAATACAAATCTGAGCTGAGTTCCTTGAAGAAGAACAGTTTGGATGGCCAGAGTACCCTGCCATTAGCAGAAGAAAGCAAATCATCTAGTCAGAGTATGAAAGATACCATCAGTGATCTGCTGCACAAAACTGAAGAGAATCAACAGGAAATCAAGAAGCTTAAGATGACCCTTGAGCTGAAAGAGACAGAACTTGCAGAATccataaaaaaaatgtatgatctGGCAGACATGTTGAAGAAATCTGAGGAAGAGCGTGAACAGTTGAAGACTGGACTAGCCACAGCATGGGCACAGTGTGCAGAGGTAGAGGAAAAATTGAATCAGACGTTAGCTTTAAGCGATAGTAAACTTGATGTTTCATTGTCATCCAGTTATAACAGTGCCTTAATGAAACAATTTAAGCTGGATAGGATTGTTAATAATTCTGTAGATACAACACACGATAAAAGCATCGATATAAATAGAACTCTTGATGAGAAAACCGAAGATCCTAATATTAGTAACAAAACAGCATCGCTACAAGAAAAATTAATGCTTGTACTGGAAGAAAATAAACGGTTGCTGAAAGAAGTAGAACGTTTAATGAGTCAACAGGCAGACtatgaagaaataaaaaacaaaatggatcactACATTAATCTTTCAGAAAAccttaccatagaaaaggaaCATAAGAATGAAGAAAATAAAGCTTTGAAGAAGAAGTTAGAGAATATGCATTCACTACAAGATTCTGTAAATCAATTAACATTAGAGAAGGAGACTTTACGTAAAGAAATTGAAGCACTGATTCATGTTCATGACGAGCAGATAAACGCTATAAAAACCGAAACTACATCTGAAATTAGAAAAGTACAATCATTAATGTTGAGCGCAAAAGGAAGCACAACAGAGTTAAACGATCTCAAAACCGAACTGGAAATGCGACACGCGAAGGAAATGGAAGAACTGCGTATGTATTTCGAACAAAAATGTTTGCTGATGGAAAAACAATATTCCGAGGAAATATTTAGTCAGCAGTCAAAAAAGATGTCAGACAATGATAGTGAAATTGCTGACATAACTGAAGGCTTATATTTCGGAGGTGCTGGCGATTGTTTGAACGTTTCGAATATCTCTGAGCATAGTTCAAGACTTGGTTCTCCAATAAAGGATGAGCAATCTAAGCATACCAGCCAAAATTTTAATAGTTATAAGTCTGAATTAGAGtatgaaataaatatcaaaACTTTGCAACAAGAATTGCAAAACAGAATAATAGAGTTGCAGGAAGCGAAATTGCAATGTGAGAAATCTTTAGAAGAACAGAAAAATATGTATGAAAGACAACTATACGATAACAAGGACAAAGAAAGACGCGAGTTATTGAAAAATATGGCAAATCAG CATTGTCAAACAGAATGGGATGCGGGTGCGTTGGAAAATGGTGAATTAACGCAACTACGAGCGGCCTACAACCATCAATTGGAAGAACAGATCGCACTAGCTAAGTTGGATATTGTCAATGCGCTCCAAGAACAAATTCAG GCACTTTTAACGGTCGAGTCGGATGTAGAAGATAATTGGCCAGCAGAATTGTTGGAATTACGAGACAAACTGACTGGTAATGCAAAGAGGGAGATGCAACTACTTAAAGAAACCCATACTGAGGAAATGCAACGTTTAAAAGAAGAGCATTCTCGAACTGTAGCTAGAATGATCGATCGTCATCAGGAAGaacttaataaaattaaatcagaATGTGTTCAGAATTATGGTGAAAAAGGAGATCTTGATAAAGGCGTAGTAACAGATAATCAAATTCTTGAAGAAAG GAATACCTTAAGTAAAACGTGTGTAACTCTTAAAACGTTGATTGAAGAACTGATAAAGTACTTTAGTATTTGTGAAGAGGAAGTTAATAATACTTTTATTACCAAAGTTGTTAAGAGTCAATTATCCGATAGCGTCATTAATGAAAAAGCCATGCAAATTGATAAAACTGATGGATTGAAATTCAACGAATCAAGAGAGAACCAAGAGACTAGCTTATTGAACTCTTCCAAAATGAAGATACAAAGGATCCATTTTGCTCCAAAAACTACCGAGATAGTTTCTATAATAAATAGCAATGCTGAAACTTTACCAACTATTCTGGAAGAAGATGAGTGCATAACAGAAAAATTAAAGCAAGAATTGAACAACTGCGTACGTCGCTTGAAATCTGAAAGCGCTGAAATTCTTAGCACTTCTTTATCCACAAGAGAACGGAGACATAGCTCGCCTTTGAAAGATACTCTTTGGTTAAATAAAATGAATGAAGAACTGAATTTGAAACTTCATCATGCTGAAGCTCTAGTCATCGGCTATCAAGAAGAGATCAGTCATCTGAAAATGACTATTTTAGATCTTCAAAGGAAGCTAATTAATGcagagaataaaaaagaaacaatcacAGAAGGTTATGGGGAAAATTATGACTTAGGTACTGACATTACTTTGCAAGATTTCTCACAATTGCAAGAAAAAG TGAGACATGTATTATCAAATGGAGGAGGAGATTGCACAGAATTGTTGCAATTGATAGATGAACAATCTAGACTGACTGAAAAATTGATGGAAGAGgcaaaaagggaaaaggaagATTTGCAGCAACAG CAGGTGCCTTTAGAACCTACTCCTACCCCATACATTCACAGGGTTTGCCGCCGAAag ATTGAGGCAGCAGATAAGCAATTAAAAGCAACTCGCAGATTTCTGGATGAGCAAGCAAGCGAAAGAGAAGCTGAGAGAGATGAAGCAGCGAAACAAGTATATGTTCTGCAGGAACAGCTTAAAGAACGTGAACGAGAAAAGGAACGAGATCAACGCATAACATCTGAG TCTACACTATCACCCGAAGCAACGTCAGACGTCCCTGTGCTTCAAGCATCTGACATCGGTGCAGTT GTGGAGGTTCTAGAGTCTCAGATGAGAGAGATGTCCTCTCTTATGTCTGACACAGAGGCCAGAAAATCTGAAACCGAGAGTGAACTGAAAGCAGCTATTGACAAGATTTGGGTACTTAGAGAAATCATCACAGACTTGGAACAACAACTACAGATCAAAACCGAGAAGGAAGAATCTCTTCAATTACAAATCAATCAATTAGAAACTGTGATTGCTGCGCAGACTAAGAACCAGCATGAGTTGGTCCAAGAACTGGATGCTGTTAAGATGGGTAGTGAAAGCAAGCAACTAAATGAACATATTATTCACTTACAg GAGGAATTAAGAAAACACAAGTTAAGTTCTGAACAATTCAACGTGAATTCTGCGGCATTGAAGCAAATGAAAACAGAACTTCGCGATATGCAGAATCATTTAACTAAAAGAATTAGAGAACTGGAATCTGCGCACATGTGTAGTTCCAATTTGAGTTTGAGTCAACCAAGCGAAGATGTCTCTATTAGAGAGCAAATAGATGCCTCGCGGTGCCCTACTCCCGATGATCCTACTGCACCTCCAATGTTACCTCTCGACCAGTTACTTAAACTTAAGGAGAAAATGTTGAAACATGCCAGAGCTGAAGAAGTAGCACTAAAAAGAATCAAAGATTTAGAATTGCAAGTTACTGCTTTCAAAAACCAGAACGAGGAATTGCAAGCAGAGCAGGAAATTCTTCAGCAAACCACTTCTGAGCAATTGTTTCAAATAGAAGCAATGCGTGGTAGATTGGAGCAACACAAGCAAAGCGCTCCATTTGCCCAGAGACAGGCTACATCACGCTTAGAACTACAACTTCATGAAGCTAATGCCAAGTTTCAATCTTTAGAACGAACCATTGCTGACAAAGATTTAGAATTACAGGACATGAAGAATCAATTGGATAGAATTAATCAATTATTGCAAGAGAAGGAAGCAGAGATTGCAAATGTGGTGCAAGTAGAAAGTGCTACTATTCAGAAGTTGAAAGAGCACGTAGAAATTATTGAAGAGGAGAAAAAGATTCTTCAGACGAAAGTTGGTGTTCAAGAGCATGCACAGTTAGAATTACCGAGACTAATAGACAGTATGTTAGCAGACAAGAACGAGGAGATAGATCACTTGAAGGAACAATTATCCAAAAAAGAAAAGCAACTTGAGATATATTCTTCACTGAATCTGGACGAAACACAATTAAGAGAGTTGGTACTACAGACAGAGGCAAAGAATAGTGCACGTACATTGAGCGATATTCTATCAATTCACTCAGAATGCGAAGAGACTACGGAAGCCATCAGAGGAGCCAACACGACACAAAACTTACCTAACGTATCTGCTTTCAAAGTTCCTACTTCACCTGTTCCAAAAAGTATAGATAATTCAACTGTACCTTTAATGGACAGCACTAAGATAATTCAGGTTCCTCTTCTAGACCTTGGTTCTCAAAGTCTATCAGCAAATTCCAGTCAACAATCTAGAATCTTAGACTTGCTGCACAGTGGCCAGGAGTCGAAATCTTCCACGTCGGAAAACAATAATTCTAACGACAGAACTGACCATGCTACACAGTCAACAAAACAGTGTACTCAAACGCAAGAATTACCACAAAGAGAACGTGCTGATGAGAGAAGTGACGACAGTAGTAGTAATAGATCTTATGTTCCTTCAATGAAATACACTCAGACGTCCATCAATGAGACATTGAAAGAGGTGGAGAACTTGGAAATTCAATTACAGGCAGTAAGAGAGGAATTAGATATGAAATCAGCAATTTTGACTAAAAGAGAAGATGATTTAATAGCTCTGCAGAAACTTTACGACGAGTTGCAAATGGAATTTAAAAATGTTGTGGAGACACTATCCAGAGATAAGTGTTTCTATCAGAATCAATATGAATTGTCACGAGTATcagagaataaaataaaaaaagatcttcaggaaatagaaaatattttaaaactgAGTAATGAAGAAATGCAAGACCACAAAAGTAAGATACAAATGAACgaaaaaattataatagaatTGAATTTAGAGAATAATAAGTTAAAAAAGGATATCGAAGAGAAGGAACAAGAATTAGGACAGACACGGGAATATACTATTCTCCTCCAGGAACAGGCAAAGGAGTTACAGAAATTCAGAGATGCAATTCTCGAAAAAGATATTACTATCGAAACTATCCAAACCCGCAATATTGAGatcgaaaatgaaaataaacagTTGTACGAATTCAAAACAAAGTACCAATCTACCAAACAAGAATTATTAGAATGTCAGAATGAAATTCAAAGACTGACCGAAGGTCTAAACAACAGGGATCAGGTCATTAGAAGATTGGAAGAAATGGCCAGACGCACCAGCTTCTCAGGAACATCCTCACCTTCTAACGAAAAGGATCAAGAAATCCATCATCTGCAGGAATacctaaaagaaaaagataaagtgaTTAGACAAATGAGTGACGATAGCAAAAGTCTGCACAAGGCTTTGGAAGCTATACAGAATAAGATGAAGGAATCTGGAAATGTTGTGGAATTGAGAAAGAAGTTGAAGGATGAAAGAAAGATAAATGCTGAACTGAGGAATATGGTGGATAATCTAAACAAAGATCTGTCTGACCTAAAGTTACCTGCAC AACGATTGCAAGATGATATCGACATCGAAGACATGGTGCAAAGAGAGTTAAATTTATCGGCACACTTAGATAGAAAGATTATGAACGCCATAGAAAACGATGACGAGGATAAGAAAAAGACAGAAAGACAAACTCCTTATCAGGATTTCCAAGAAGCAAAATATATAGAACTAAAATTAAAACTGAGTCaagctaataaaatcaatgaagaATTGAAGAAGCTGAAAGATGATTTGGAGATAGAAACAGAAATGCTCAAGTGCCAGATAACAGAATACGAAGGTCGAATTTTCCAACTAAAGTCAGATTTAACagagaaatcaaagaaaatagCGAAACTAGATGAAGAATTATCTTCAGAGAAGAATTTGATGAGAAAATTAAAGATTCAGATTGAAAAGGAGCATAGGGCAATGCAAGTTGGTTGTTCAGAATTAATAGAGACCCTCCAGAGTAAGTTGAAGAATTCTTTAGACAATGAGGTGAAGCTTAAAAATGAATTGTCCTTGCTACAAGATGAGCATAAGAATTTAGAGATTCAACTGAGTTTGATGAAAGACCATGTACAATCCCAGAAAGTCGATGACTTATCAAAATTAACAGATTTAGAAGCTGAGAGGAAGAAATATCTGTCATTAATGGAAAGCTTTGAAAAAGAAGGAAGGGAAAACACAGAGCTGAAGGACACTTTGAGGAAATTACAGATGGAGAAGAATCATTTTGAGAAGCAATTAGAAGTGGAAGTGGAGAAAAATGAGAACTTAACAAGTAATCTGGTTTTGATAAAAGGAACTAATGATCACTTGCAAACTGATCTCAGGCGTACCAAAGAAGAACTAAAAGCGAAACAAGAAGAAGGCGAATGGTTACAGAAGAGAATTAAAACCATGTCTGATGCGGAGACTAAGAGACAAGAACAAAAGATCAGTGAACATAGTGAGCTCAAGGCTTTGAGGAGAGAAATCAATAATGCTAGAGATGTGATA ATGGATTTGGAGGCTGACATGAAACAGTCAAAGAGAGAATTAACGGAATCTCTAGAACGGGAGATGAAGCTAGCTGAGACTTTTAAAGAAAGGGAAACTGATCTACTTAAAAAGTTATCGGCCGTCAAAGATGAGGAGAAGAACTCTAGGGATATGATTGCTGAGTTACAACAAGAAGTAAAAGCATGTACAAGGAGAGAATTGGAGCTCACAAAGGAACTGAAGAGCAGATTTACAAACGAGAATATGCCTACAAAATTCATGCAAAAGATAAAT GATCTCAGTGAAGTTAATGAAAAATACATGACAGAAAAGACTGTACTTCAAGAGAAGTTGATAAAATCAAGGGAAGAGAAGGAACAATTGAACCAACGAATTAAATTACTCGAAGATCAAATCAAACGAAATAAGGGACCTCAAGTTTCAAATGCTAAAATCCCAGAAATAGAAAAG TTGCAACATTTTTATGGAAAGTTTCTGCGAGCGGAAAGCAGACGCAAGGCTCTAACATATCAGAAACGATATTTGTTAATTGTAATTGGTAGCTATCAATTGTCTGAAGAAAATACTCTATGTGTACTCGCCCAATTGACCAGAGACCAACGATCCTACGCTGTGGTAGGCCGTAACAAGAAATCGCCAAAAGTTCGATTTAGGAGTGCGGTGCTTGTTTTGATTAGTATCCATAGAATGAAGTGGTTAATCGTGAGATGGAATATTGGCAGACGAATTGGTGTGAAAACTCTATTATGGAACATGGATCAGTCTTTTCTACCAATTCAAAAAGCCGCCATAAATCATTCGCCTCCTGTTCGAGATAAGACTACCGCAAA TGGAGATGGTGGTTTTGACACGTTTGAACAGTATTGCCAACGACTGAAGAATGTTCAGCAGAGATTGGGTTTAGCAGAGGCTGGGAATCTTCAGATTATTCCAGAATAG